In one Sulfitobacter sp. LCG007 genomic region, the following are encoded:
- a CDS encoding DUF2853 family protein: MGKRDDLIAKYADDLKNKCGMTPDMDLLTKVTIGCGPSIYSDDASTVAASQTSELETIKSGFLIKKLGMSDSPALMEGIHKAIDTYGKSERNKYRAVFYYLLTKHFGKESVYG; the protein is encoded by the coding sequence ATGGGCAAGAGAGATGACCTGATAGCGAAATATGCCGACGACCTGAAGAACAAGTGCGGCATGACCCCGGATATGGACCTGCTGACAAAGGTCACGATCGGCTGCGGACCATCTATCTACAGTGACGATGCCTCGACCGTCGCCGCCTCGCAGACCTCGGAGCTTGAAACGATCAAGTCAGGCTTTCTGATCAAGAAGCTGGGCATGTCGGACAGTCCGGCCCTGATGGAAGGCATCCACAAGGCCATCGACACCTATGGAAAATCCGAGCGCAACAAGTATCGGGCGGTGTTTTATTACCTTCTGACGAAGCATTTCGGCAAGGAATCTGTCTACGGCTGA
- a CDS encoding EVE domain-containing protein, with product MAYWLFKSEASTWSWDQQVAKGDAGEEWDGVRNYQARNFMREMAVGDRGFFYHSQTERAIVGIVEVIAPAHPDSSTDDARWECVDIKAVMPVKTPVTLDAVKADPRLSEMVLARNSRLSVQPVTDEEWKIVCDMAGVTA from the coding sequence ATGGCCTACTGGCTCTTCAAATCCGAAGCCTCCACCTGGAGCTGGGACCAACAGGTCGCCAAGGGCGACGCCGGTGAGGAATGGGACGGCGTGCGCAATTACCAGGCGCGGAACTTCATGCGCGAAATGGCGGTGGGCGACCGCGGATTCTTCTATCACTCGCAGACCGAACGCGCGATCGTGGGCATCGTCGAGGTCATCGCCCCGGCCCATCCGGACAGTTCCACCGACGACGCGCGCTGGGAATGTGTGGACATCAAGGCTGTCATGCCGGTCAAGACCCCCGTCACTCTTGACGCGGTCAAGGCCGATCCCCGCCTGTCGGAGATGGTGCTGGCAAGGAATTCGCGCCTTTCGGTACAGCCCGTCACCGACGAAGAGTGGAAGATCGTCTGCGACATGGCCGGCGTGACCGCCTAG
- a CDS encoding YciI family protein: MLVALVAKDKPGSLGVRQENRPAHLDYLKASAGTVHMAGPLIGDDGAMIGSLVVLDVADMAAAEDWAAADPYARAGLFDEVTLTEWKKVIG, from the coding sequence ATGCTCGTGGCCCTCGTGGCAAAGGACAAGCCCGGTTCCCTCGGGGTCCGGCAGGAAAACCGCCCTGCCCATCTCGACTATCTCAAGGCCAGCGCCGGAACGGTGCACATGGCCGGCCCGCTGATCGGGGATGACGGCGCGATGATCGGGTCGCTGGTGGTGCTCGATGTCGCGGACATGGCGGCGGCAGAGGACTGGGCGGCGGCCGACCCCTACGCCCGCGCCGGGCTGTTCGACGAGGTCACGTTGACCGAATGGAAGAAGGTGATCGGCTGA